The following DNA comes from Methanosarcina vacuolata Z-761.
CAGGGATGGCAAATATATTGCTGATCAAAACGTTTCAACTACTACTGATAGCAACAAGACATGGAATGTTACCCTTGATAATGTTCAGGGTGAAAAAAACAATATTGTTGTCATGAAAGTTTATGTCAATCAGCTATTTGCGGGGGCAGTAGACAATATCGTTCGGATTGACGGGATCTGGCTAATTGACTATGCAAATGCCAGAACCCTTAACATTGGAGATGAAATCGGAGGATTCACACTTCAGAAAATCATCAATGGAACAAATTCGACTAACCTGGGGAGCCTTATTTTCAAAAATGCTAAGAAATCTCCTGTAAGCTGTAATGTTGTCAGTGCCAGCTATAAATGCAGTAGCTGGTCTAATGAACGATACCCAGTAATTGATTTGTTTGGAGAGAAGAATGTTCCCTTGCTAGCCAATAATGGTTCAATCTGGCAATCACATGTTGGCAAGCTTGCAAGGTTAATGGTTGACAGTAATGAGACTTACACTCTCAAAAACGGTGAAAAAGTTGACTTTGGAAATGGTTACGCTCTCAAAGTCAGACAGATCGACATTGATAGTGAGAAAGTCTGGCTAGAGTTCACTAAAGACGGACAACACATAGCTGATAAAAATCTCTCCGTTAATACTGATGATGAAAACAAGACATGGACTGTTACTCTTGACAATGTTCAGGGTGAAAATAATATTGTTGTCATGAAAGTCCACGTCAAACAGTTATTCGTAGGTGTGGAGAACTGCATTGTTTTTATCGATGGCATCTGGCTGATTGACTATTCAAATGCCAGAACCCTTAACATTGGAGATGAAATCGGAGGGTTAACACTTCAGCAAATCATCAATGGAACAAATTCGTCTAACCTGGGGAGCCTTATTTTTAAAAATGCTACAGAATCTCCTGTAAGCTGTAATGTTGCCAGTACCAGCTATAAATGCAGTAGCTGGTCTAACGAACGATACCCGGTAATTGATTTGTTTGGAGAGAAGAATGTTCCACTGATTGCCGATTACGATCCAATCTGGAAATGTCATGTTGACAAACTTGCCAGGCTTGTCCTTGACAGCGGTGACAAATTCACCCTGAAGGACGGCAGTAAACTTGGTCTCGGCCAGGGTTACAGTATCAAGGCCAGGCAGGTTGACGTTGCCGGTAAGAAGGTTTGGCTTGAATTCGATAAAAATGGAAAATATGTAGATGATACTATCCTTTCAACTGGTGAAAATTGGACTTGCTACCTTGACAAAATTCAAGGTGAAGACAATGTCCCTGTCCTGAAAGTACATATTAGTAACGTCTATCAACGTGGAAACACCAGTGTTGTCCAGATTGACGGGATCTGGCTGATTGACTATTCAAATGCCAGAACCCTCAAAATTGGGGATAAAATCGGAGGATTCACACTTGAGAAAATCGTTAGTGGAGTAAATAAATCTAACATGGGAAGCCTTGTTTTCGGAAAAATATCAAATAGCTAACTACCTGCACCAACCACCTTAAAAACAAACATTACCCACCCTAAAAACAAAAATTACCCACCTTAAAAACGAATTAATGTATCGATTCCAGAACTAGTCCATCATTGAAAAAATTCATTGTTAATGAATAAATTTGAAATTTCAAATCTGTGAAGGTGTTTTGGAATCGATACACTGGGAAACATCATAAAGAGTTACAGCCTGAGTTCCCAGGTTTCAAGATCTAAATCGAATTTCACAAGCCTAATAGTTAGAGGATTTGATTCTAAAATTTGATTCTAAAGTTAGAGCCTGAAGTTTATATGCTTAAAAAATTAGCATAATTCGATATCTTGAGATGTTTATGCGCTTAGAAAAGTGGGACTTAGGTTATAGCAGAAGACTGTATGTATGTTAATTAAACTATAATAACTACTTTATAATAATTAAATTATAATAATTTATAATAATTAAACTGTAGCAATTAAATTATATTAATTAATTTTTAATGCCAAAACACGTCACTGTCATTAGACAAATGCTGATCGGGGAAAATAGATGAAAAGTAAAGTTATATCAGTAATACCGATTTCCACTTTTTCGTTTTCACTCTCATCTATTGCAATATCTAACAAAGTATGCAGAAGATGTAACATTTTAAAAGCTTTTAGAATAGCGGCACTTACGGTTTTAATACTGATGGGTATCGCAGGTGCATCACCATTTGCATATATTGCAAACTTAGAGAGTAACAATGTTTCTGTAATTGACACTGCTACAGATACTGTTACAGCTACGGTGAATGTGGGAAACGAGCCCTCAGGGACTGCAGTTAGTCCGGACGGAACAAGAGTATATGTGACAAACTGCATGAGCAATAGCGTCTCTGTAATTGACGCAGCCAAGAATAAGGTAATAGACACAATATACGTAGGAAGCTACCCCTTAGGAGTTGCATTCACTCCAGATGGAACAAAGGCGTATGTTGCAAACACTGCGAGCAACACTATCTCTGTAATTGACACGGCAACAAACAATGTTACAGCCACAGTAAAAGTCGGAAACTTGCCTTACAAAATTGCAGTCTCCCCGGATGGAAAAAAGGTATATGCTGTGAACTCCGGCATTCCTCCTGACTACCAGGGTAATGTTTCTGTAATCGACACGTCAACAAATAATGTTACAGCCACAGTAAATGTGGAAAAAGATCCGCATGGAATTGCAGTCAGTCCGGATGGAACAAAGGTGTATGTGGTTAACTCCAATAGTTATCCTTACTACAAAGGTACTGTTTCTGTAATTGATACGGCAACAAATAATGTTACAGACACAGTAAATGTGGGAAGCTTGCCACATGGAATTGCAGTCAGCCCGAATGGAACGAGAGCATACGTAGCAATAGATATACCTGGTAGATATTCAGGTAAAAGTAATATTGATGCAACTTCACATACAGGCGCTGTTGATGTTATTGACACAACTAAAAACGAGGTTATAGATAGAGTGAGTGTCGGAAATTATCCTTACGAAGTTGCAGTCACCCCAGATGGAAATAAGGTTTATGTAATGAACTATGGGAGCAATACTACTTCTGTAATTGACACAGCCACAAACAACGTTAATATTACGGTGCCCGTAGGAAGATCCCCTACTGCTGTGGCAATTGGTCCGGTAATAAAATCCAGTTCTACTATTGGATTAAATGGTACTTCTTTCTTGACCCCTATAAAGCAAACCGAGAACCAGACAAATGATACCGGGATGACAGCAAACGGAGGAACAGCGGGTAAGCAGAAAAGAGAATCTGTCCCTACTCAAGCATCAATTCCTTTTCTAAGCTCTATTTGGGTACTTGTAGCATTACTGGGTGCAGTTGCATTTGTCAGAAAGATGAAGTAATGACGCTATTATGTTGCCACATCTTGATTTAACCCAGCAATTCTAAGCAAGGAGGACTTTATTTTTCTCTCTTGCTTTTCAATCAGTCTTGAGCCTCATGGCATTAAAATATTTACATATTTATAAATAACCCGCTGAGGTTTAGTCCCAAAGAATTACGAGGAGAATTTTTCAATTTAATCTTCAACAAGTTCGATGGCATCTTCCGGGCAGGCTTCCACACACTGGTTACACTCTATACAATTTTCCGGGCGGGCTACAACTGCCTTTTTTACTTGATCAATTTCCTCGATATCAAAAACGTCTGCAGGACAAACTTCGTAGCAGGCAAGAGCTCCGGTACACTTTTTATAGTCGATTACTGGGTGCATTTTCTCCCTCCACAGTATTCTTTCCAGATTAAAACCTACTTTCGGCAGGTCGACATAAGGAATTTGAATATTTTTCTTGTATCGTTTTTCAACATTTGATAGTTATCTAATAGAGTTAAAGCTGGTTAACGTGTGGCTTAACTCCAACGACATATATAAACACTAAATCTTTTTTCTATCAAAGTTCAGCATGAAATATTATGTTTGGATCATATGTAAACCTAATTACTACATACAACAAGGGATCATCATTTCAAAATCGACATAAGTAAAATTATAGAAAATGAAATGTCGACCTGCCGAATCTAGGTTAAAAGTTAAATTTGCAGCGCGAATACTCTATCAATAACGATTTTGTTATTTCGCCTTTTCACTGAATTTCAATGTCTACAGTCTTTTTTACTGGATTTCAAGTTTCAGTCTCTTTTACTGGATTTCAATGTCTACAGTCTCATTTACTGAATTTCAACGTTTACGGTTTCTTACTGGATTTCAACGTTTACAGTCTCTTACTGAATTTCAATGTCTACAGTCTCTGAACTCTCTCTGTAAGGCACTATGACAAACAGTTTTCCATCACAATATCTGGCGACCGCTTTTTGAGGGACAACCGCGCAGCAGAATGCATAAGTCCCG
Coding sequences within:
- a CDS encoding S-layer protein domain-containing protein, with product MKKHKVIALVALTLLISIAVNTGGATDNNCNKDNICNVVGTHYKCSTWSNEQYPVIDLFGEKNVPLLANHCNIWNAHVNKLARLILDSNATYTLKDGEKLDLGQGYALEVKQIDIDNEKVWLEFTRDGKYIADQNVSTTTDSNKTWNVTLDNVQGEKNNIVVMKVYVNQLFAGAVDNIVRIDGIWLIDYANARTLNIGDEIGGFTLQKIINGTNSTNLGSLIFKNAKKSPVSCNVVSASYKCSSWSNERYPVIDLFGEKNVPLLANNGSIWQSHVGKLARLMVDSNETYTLKNGEKVDFGNGYALKVRQIDIDSEKVWLEFTKDGQHIADKNLSVNTDDENKTWTVTLDNVQGENNIVVMKVHVKQLFVGVENCIVFIDGIWLIDYSNARTLNIGDEIGGLTLQQIINGTNSSNLGSLIFKNATESPVSCNVASTSYKCSSWSNERYPVIDLFGEKNVPLIADYDPIWKCHVDKLARLVLDSGDKFTLKDGSKLGLGQGYSIKARQVDVAGKKVWLEFDKNGKYVDDTILSTGENWTCYLDKIQGEDNVPVLKVHISNVYQRGNTSVVQIDGIWLIDYSNARTLKIGDKIGGFTLEKIVSGVNKSNMGSLVFGKISNS
- a CDS encoding YVTN family beta-propeller repeat protein → MKSKVISVIPISTFSFSLSSIAISNKVCRRCNILKAFRIAALTVLILMGIAGASPFAYIANLESNNVSVIDTATDTVTATVNVGNEPSGTAVSPDGTRVYVTNCMSNSVSVIDAAKNKVIDTIYVGSYPLGVAFTPDGTKAYVANTASNTISVIDTATNNVTATVKVGNLPYKIAVSPDGKKVYAVNSGIPPDYQGNVSVIDTSTNNVTATVNVEKDPHGIAVSPDGTKVYVVNSNSYPYYKGTVSVIDTATNNVTDTVNVGSLPHGIAVSPNGTRAYVAIDIPGRYSGKSNIDATSHTGAVDVIDTTKNEVIDRVSVGNYPYEVAVTPDGNKVYVMNYGSNTTSVIDTATNNVNITVPVGRSPTAVAIGPVIKSSSTIGLNGTSFLTPIKQTENQTNDTGMTANGGTAGKQKRESVPTQASIPFLSSIWVLVALLGAVAFVRKMK
- a CDS encoding 4Fe-4S dicluster domain-containing protein; translated protein: MHPVIDYKKCTGALACYEVCPADVFDIEEIDQVKKAVVARPENCIECNQCVEACPEDAIELVED